A single Candidatus Saccharimonadales bacterium DNA region contains:
- a CDS encoding MFS transporter, giving the protein MKASLRFLLLANYLNLLGFAMFSPLYALFALRIGAQVFQTGAAWATYTAIAGLMIIIFGKMEDSFKKKYELIVIGYFWLAAGALSFLLAKSPTSLFVVLGFNAIGAGILAPAWKAAYTHFHDRGKEASEWSFFDGGNMLITAVAALAGGYIVKRYGFHAIFVSMFVIQVVAALVSIRLVGLMRKSSY; this is encoded by the coding sequence GTGAAAGCGAGCTTACGATTTTTGCTCCTTGCCAACTACCTAAACCTGCTCGGTTTCGCTATGTTCTCGCCGCTTTACGCCCTCTTCGCCCTACGCATCGGGGCCCAAGTCTTTCAGACGGGAGCCGCCTGGGCTACATACACAGCCATCGCCGGCTTGATGATTATCATCTTTGGCAAGATGGAAGATAGCTTCAAGAAGAAGTACGAGTTGATAGTGATCGGCTACTTTTGGTTAGCCGCAGGAGCACTCTCTTTCTTGCTAGCTAAGAGCCCGACCAGCCTCTTTGTGGTACTCGGCTTCAATGCCATCGGAGCAGGCATCCTGGCGCCTGCCTGGAAAGCAGCCTACACCCACTTTCACGACAGAGGCAAGGAGGCCAGTGAATGGTCGTTCTTCGACGGCGGCAATATGCTTATCACAGCCGTAGCCGCTTTGGCCGGAGGTTATATCGTCAAGCGCTATGGTTTCCATGCGATCTTCGTCAGTATGTTTGTCATTCAGGTAGTAGCCGCCCTTGTTTCAATCAGGCTTGTCGGACTAATGAGAAAGAGCAGTTACTGA